A window of Elusimicrobiota bacterium genomic DNA:
CTGGTGTAACAACAAACTTGTTGATGTTCAAAAAGTAAAAATTAGTGATCTTGGGCTGTCTTCTTTTGAACTTTGAACCTGTCTACTTTTAATTCGTAAAGTGTCTACTTTTAATTTCTATCTAACAGCCCTGCAAAAAAATTTTCGCTTTTACCGACCTTACCTATCCCTTATGGCAAATCTTGAGGCGGGATTGGAAAAAGGTAATATAATAAAATTGCACTATCCCCTCTTGACAAAATTTTTTAATTTTGTATAATAACCACCGTACACAATGTGAAGTGCTTTCACAAGAGTGGCTAAAAACCACTCTTTATTTTTAGAACCGCAGATGAAAGAAAAAATTCTTGAGGTTATAAAAGAAGATATAGAAAAAGAAGGTTATGAGATTGTTGAGATAAAAACAGGGCGGTTTGGGAACAGAACCAGTATCCAAGTGTTTATAGATAGACAAGGCGGAGCGGAGAAAGTGACTCTTGCTGATTGTGAAAAAGCGAGTGGAATTATTGGATTTCTGTTAGACGGCAGTAACTTAAATCTTTCAAATTACGAGTTAGAAGTTTCTTCACCAGGACTTAATAGGCCGTTAGTTTCTGAAAATGATTTTGTAAAAAATACAAACAAAACAGTTATGATAAATCTAACTGAGCCATTCGGCAATATAAAAAGTTATGTAGAAGGTAGAATAATTTCTATAAAAAAAGGAATGGTAATTCTTGATACTAAAAACGGTACCACCACTATTCCGATAAAAAAAATAGCCAAAGCAAAACTAAAAATAGGGAGACAGTGATAAACAGATGGATAAGTGGTTAGTGGTTAGTAATGTCATTGCGAAGCCGATGAAATCGGCTGTAACAATCTGACACTTAATCACTTAATCACTTAATCACTTAATCACTGGTGTTATTATGGCTGAACAGACGATTGCACTTTTGCCGGTTTTAGAACAGATTGAGCGTGAAAAA
This region includes:
- the rimP gene encoding ribosome maturation factor RimP, translated to MKEKILEVIKEDIEKEGYEIVEIKTGRFGNRTSIQVFIDRQGGAEKVTLADCEKASGIIGFLLDGSNLNLSNYELEVSSPGLNRPLVSENDFVKNTNKTVMINLTEPFGNIKSYVEGRIISIKKGMVILDTKNGTTTIPIKKIAKAKLKIGRQ